Proteins encoded by one window of Yersinia massiliensis:
- a CDS encoding HesA/MoeB/ThiF family protein, with amino-acid sequence MHDNALSDRDFLRYSRQLLLEDIGPDGQQKLKQASVLIVGLGGLGSPAALYLAAAGVGKLWLADDDALEISNLQRQVLYRTADIGQSKAKLAQRQLQGLNPQIEAITLEQRLAGNTLTEAVAAADLVLDCCDNMETRHQVNAACVQAGKPLISGSAVGFSGQLLIIEPPYAHGCYACLYPSKETQQRNCRTAGVLGPVVGVIGTLQALEAIKMLAGLPSALSGKLRLFDGKQQSWSTLQLSKANHCPACGGRT; translated from the coding sequence ATGCATGATAACGCATTGAGTGATAGAGATTTTCTACGCTACAGCCGCCAACTGTTGCTGGAGGATATCGGCCCCGACGGGCAGCAAAAACTGAAACAAGCCAGCGTATTGATTGTGGGTCTCGGGGGGCTTGGTTCACCTGCTGCGCTCTATTTAGCGGCGGCTGGCGTAGGAAAGTTGTGGTTAGCCGATGATGATGCCTTGGAAATAAGTAACTTACAGCGTCAGGTCCTTTACCGCACGGCTGATATTGGCCAAAGCAAAGCCAAATTGGCACAGCGCCAGTTGCAAGGTCTAAACCCGCAGATAGAAGCCATCACCCTCGAACAACGTTTGGCGGGCAATACCTTAACCGAAGCTGTCGCGGCGGCAGATTTGGTACTCGATTGTTGCGACAACATGGAAACCCGTCATCAGGTCAATGCCGCCTGCGTCCAAGCAGGCAAACCCTTGATCAGTGGCAGTGCCGTTGGATTCAGCGGCCAATTGCTCATTATAGAACCCCCTTACGCCCACGGTTGCTATGCCTGCTTATATCCCAGCAAAGAAACACAGCAGCGTAACTGCCGTACCGCCGGCGTGTTAGGGCCAGTCGTGGGTGTTATCGGAACATTGCAGGCATTGGAAGCCATCAAAATGCTGGCAGGGCTGCCCTCGGCACTCAGTGGCAAATTGCGGCTATTCGATGGCAAACAGCAAAGCTGGAGCACGTTACAACTCAGCAAAGCCAACCATTGCCCGGCTTGCGGAGGCAGAACGTGA
- the thiS gene encoding sulfur carrier protein ThiS: protein MKISLNDELIELDNALTVNGLLTQLGYNQPGSALAINQTIIPRDSWDYHLLQDGDDILLFQAIAGG, encoded by the coding sequence GTGAAAATCTCACTGAATGATGAATTGATCGAGCTAGATAACGCGTTGACGGTAAATGGGCTATTAACTCAGTTGGGTTACAACCAGCCTGGCAGTGCGCTCGCCATCAATCAAACCATTATTCCCCGTGATAGTTGGGACTACCACCTATTACAGGATGGGGATGACATTTTGCTGTTTCAAGCCATTGCAGGGGGCTGA
- a CDS encoding Rsd/AlgQ family anti-sigma factor — protein MLNRLESLTQRVGGSNELIDQWLHARKELLVSYCTVIGIKPQKEKHTPLNEKALENFCHNLVDYLSSGHFHIYDRIIKQVEGESSPRMALTTKVYPALKNNTQTIMSFHDRYSNIEIDDDSCTEFQQALSDIGEALDARFQLEDQLIKWAAESWQAAQPENKESRAN, from the coding sequence ATGCTAAATCGACTGGAAAGCCTGACTCAACGCGTTGGCGGCAGTAACGAATTAATAGATCAATGGCTTCATGCGCGTAAAGAACTCTTAGTTTCATATTGCACAGTGATCGGTATTAAGCCACAAAAAGAAAAGCATACCCCGCTAAATGAAAAAGCGCTGGAGAACTTTTGCCATAATTTGGTGGATTATCTTTCTTCGGGTCATTTTCACATCTACGACAGAATTATCAAGCAAGTAGAAGGCGAGTCTAGCCCGAGAATGGCGCTGACCACCAAAGTCTATCCCGCATTAAAAAACAACACTCAAACGATCATGTCTTTCCATGATCGCTACTCAAACATTGAGATCGATGATGATAGCTGCACCGAGTTTCAGCAGGCATTATCCGATATCGGTGAAGCCCTCGACGCTCGCTTCCAGCTAGAAGATCAACTGATTAAATGGGCTGCAGAGTCTTGGCAAGCGGCTCAACCGGAAAATAAAGAGAGCCGAGCGAATTAA
- the hemE gene encoding uroporphyrinogen decarboxylase — protein MNELKNDRYLRALLRQPVDVTPVWMMRQAGRYLPEYKATRAVAGDFMSLCKNAELACEVTMQPLRRYPLDAAILFSDILTIPDAMGLGLYFEAGEGPRFQSPITCRADVEKLPIPDPEQELGYVMNAVRTIRRELAGQVPLIGFSGSPWTLATYMVEGGSSKAFTKLKKMMYAEPQTLHLLLDKVADSVILYLNAQIKAGAQSVMIFDTWGGVLTGRDYLEFSLCYMHKIVDGLIRENEGRRVPVTLFTKGGGQWLEAMAATGCDALGLDWTTDLADARHRVGDKVALQGNMDPSILYAPPARIEQEVSTILASYGQGEGHVFNLGHGIHQDVPPEHAGAFVNAVHALSRPYHQ, from the coding sequence ATGAATGAATTGAAAAACGATCGCTATCTGCGGGCTTTACTGCGCCAGCCGGTAGATGTGACGCCAGTATGGATGATGCGCCAAGCAGGCCGCTATTTGCCAGAATATAAAGCTACCCGTGCTGTGGCGGGGGATTTTATGTCGCTGTGCAAAAATGCCGAGTTAGCCTGTGAAGTGACAATGCAGCCATTGCGTCGTTATCCTCTGGATGCAGCGATTCTGTTTTCAGACATTCTGACCATCCCTGACGCCATGGGGCTAGGGCTCTATTTTGAAGCTGGCGAAGGCCCTCGCTTCCAATCCCCTATTACCTGCCGTGCTGATGTTGAAAAGTTGCCGATCCCCGATCCGGAACAAGAATTGGGCTATGTCATGAATGCGGTGCGAACGATTCGCCGTGAGTTGGCAGGGCAAGTGCCACTGATTGGTTTCTCCGGTAGCCCATGGACACTGGCAACCTATATGGTTGAGGGGGGCAGTAGTAAAGCCTTCACCAAATTGAAAAAAATGATGTACGCGGAACCGCAAACATTGCATCTGTTGCTAGATAAAGTGGCTGATAGCGTCATTTTGTATCTCAATGCCCAAATCAAAGCCGGTGCGCAGTCTGTGATGATCTTTGATACTTGGGGTGGGGTATTGACGGGGCGTGATTATCTTGAATTCTCATTGTGTTACATGCATAAAATCGTCGATGGCCTGATCCGCGAAAATGAGGGTCGCCGTGTGCCAGTGACGTTGTTTACGAAAGGTGGAGGACAGTGGCTTGAAGCGATGGCGGCCACGGGTTGTGATGCGCTGGGCCTCGATTGGACGACCGACCTCGCCGATGCCCGTCATCGTGTCGGTGACAAAGTTGCGCTGCAAGGCAACATGGACCCTTCAATTTTGTATGCACCACCGGCACGGATTGAACAAGAAGTCAGCACTATTCTAGCCAGTTATGGGCAAGGAGAAGGGCATGTCTTTAACTTGGGTCACGGTATCCATCAGGATGTGCCGCCAGAGCATGCGGGTGCCTTTGTGAATGCGGTGCATGCATTATCACGGCCTTATCACCAATAA
- the nudC gene encoding NAD(+) diphosphatase, with protein sequence MELQLTGKESGWWIVSHENRLWLPKGELPKGNAANWLLQGATARQIGEWQGEAVWLIRQNMPTEMGSVRQLLDIDRGLFQLAGRGVQLAEFYRSHRYCGYCGHQMHASRTEWACLCNHCRERYYPQIAPCVIVAIRRGDEILLAQHVRHRGGINTVLAGFVEVGETLEQAVSREVLEESNIHIKNLRYVTSQPWPFPHSLMMAFMAEYDSGELRHDPKELLNAGWYRYDQLPLLPPPGTVARRLIEDTVALCRREQES encoded by the coding sequence ATGGAACTACAACTTACAGGTAAAGAAAGTGGCTGGTGGATTGTCAGCCATGAAAACAGATTATGGTTACCGAAAGGTGAACTGCCTAAAGGGAATGCAGCCAATTGGTTGCTACAGGGAGCAACCGCTAGACAGATTGGTGAATGGCAAGGGGAGGCTGTTTGGCTGATCCGCCAGAATATGCCCACTGAGATGGGGTCAGTACGCCAATTGCTGGATATCGATCGCGGATTGTTCCAATTGGCTGGCCGAGGTGTGCAGTTGGCAGAGTTTTATCGCTCTCACCGCTATTGCGGTTATTGCGGCCATCAAATGCATGCCAGCCGCACCGAATGGGCTTGCTTGTGTAATCACTGCCGAGAACGTTATTACCCGCAAATCGCCCCTTGTGTGATTGTTGCCATCCGTCGCGGTGATGAAATCTTATTGGCACAGCATGTACGGCATCGTGGCGGTATCAATACCGTGTTAGCGGGTTTTGTGGAAGTCGGTGAGACACTCGAGCAAGCGGTGTCGCGCGAAGTGTTAGAAGAAAGCAATATCCACATAAAGAATCTGCGCTATGTGACCTCACAGCCTTGGCCGTTCCCACACTCGCTCATGATGGCGTTTATGGCGGAGTACGACAGCGGTGAATTGCGGCATGATCCGAAAGAACTGCTGAATGCGGGTTGGTATCGTTACGATCAATTACCGCTACTGCCACCGCCAGGCACCGTGGCTCGCAGGTTGATTGAGGATACGGTCGCCTTGTGCCGCCGCGAGCAGGAAAGCTGA
- the thiC gene encoding phosphomethylpyrimidine synthase ThiC has translation MSKNTMSSTVKNPSRPRKVQREEAQQFIDTLQGVTFPNSQRIYLQGSRPDIQVPMREIQLSPTLIGGGKDDPRYEDNEAIPVYDTSGPYGDPLAKLDVHAGLPKLRASWIADRQDTEALSTVSSGFTQQRLADEGLDHLRFEHLPRPQKAIDGKCVTQLHYARAGIATPEMEFIAIRENMGRERIRGEVLRHQHPGQNFGANLPDNITAEFVRQEVAAGRAIIPANINHPEAEPMIIGRNFLVKVNANIGNSAVTSSIEEEVEKLVWSTRWGADTVMDLSTGRYIHETREWILRNSPVPIGTVPIYQALEKVNGVAENLTWEMFRDTLLEQAEQGVDYFTIHAGVLLRYVPMTAKRLTGIVSRGGSIMAKWCLSHHQENFLYQHFREICQICAAYDVSLSLGDGLRPGSIQDANDEAQFAELHTLGELTKIAWEYDVQVMIEGPGHVPMQMIRRNMTEELEHCHEAPFYTLGPLTTDIAPGYDHFTSGIGAAMIGWFGCAMLCYVTPKEHLGLPNKDDVKQGLITYKIAAHAADLAKGHPGAQIRDNAMSKARFEFRWEDQFNLALDPETARAYHDETLPQESGKVAHFCSMCGPKFCSMKISQEVRDYAATQEQAARQEQAANQERATQETQAQPIQIQQSGMEKMSAEFRSRGSELYHSASIRQTEVNDEQA, from the coding sequence ATGTCTAAAAATACAATGTCATCCACCGTTAAAAACCCGTCACGTCCGCGTAAAGTACAGCGTGAAGAAGCTCAGCAATTTATTGATACTTTGCAAGGAGTGACCTTCCCCAACTCTCAACGAATCTATTTACAAGGCTCGCGACCTGATATTCAGGTTCCCATGCGCGAGATCCAGCTTAGCCCAACGTTGATCGGCGGCGGCAAAGATGATCCTCGCTACGAAGACAATGAAGCTATCCCGGTTTACGACACCTCTGGCCCCTATGGCGACCCGCTCGCTAAGCTCGATGTCCACGCCGGCCTGCCCAAATTGCGTGCTAGCTGGATAGCGGATCGTCAAGATACCGAAGCACTGAGCACGGTCAGTTCAGGCTTTACTCAACAGCGCTTGGCTGATGAAGGTCTAGATCATTTGCGCTTTGAGCACCTACCACGTCCGCAAAAAGCCATCGATGGCAAATGCGTTACCCAACTTCATTACGCTCGGGCGGGTATTGCCACACCAGAAATGGAGTTTATCGCTATTCGCGAAAATATGGGGCGTGAAAGGATTCGCGGGGAAGTCCTGCGCCACCAGCATCCTGGGCAAAATTTTGGGGCCAACTTGCCGGATAACATCACAGCAGAATTCGTGCGCCAAGAAGTTGCCGCAGGCCGCGCCATCATCCCCGCCAATATTAATCACCCAGAAGCCGAACCCATGATTATTGGTCGAAACTTCTTGGTCAAAGTGAACGCCAATATCGGTAACTCGGCCGTGACCTCCTCCATCGAAGAAGAGGTGGAGAAATTGGTTTGGTCAACGCGCTGGGGGGCCGATACCGTGATGGATTTGTCTACGGGCCGCTATATTCATGAAACCCGTGAATGGATTCTACGTAATAGCCCAGTCCCCATCGGCACCGTGCCTATCTATCAGGCATTAGAAAAAGTGAATGGTGTTGCCGAGAATTTAACGTGGGAAATGTTCCGCGATACTTTGCTAGAGCAGGCGGAACAAGGGGTGGACTATTTTACCATCCACGCCGGTGTGTTACTGCGTTATGTGCCGATGACCGCAAAACGTTTGACCGGCATCGTTTCTCGCGGTGGTTCCATTATGGCGAAATGGTGCCTTTCCCATCATCAGGAAAACTTCCTGTATCAGCATTTCCGTGAAATCTGCCAAATTTGCGCAGCCTACGACGTTTCATTATCACTGGGTGATGGCTTACGTCCAGGTTCTATTCAAGATGCCAATGACGAAGCCCAGTTCGCCGAATTGCATACCTTGGGTGAATTGACCAAGATCGCGTGGGAATACGATGTTCAGGTGATGATCGAAGGGCCGGGTCATGTTCCCATGCAAATGATCCGTCGCAATATGACTGAAGAGCTTGAGCACTGTCACGAAGCGCCTTTTTATACCTTAGGCCCGCTCACGACGGATATCGCACCGGGTTACGATCACTTCACCTCAGGTATTGGTGCGGCCATGATCGGTTGGTTTGGTTGTGCCATGTTGTGTTATGTCACACCGAAAGAGCATCTTGGTCTGCCGAATAAAGACGATGTAAAACAGGGACTCATCACTTACAAAATAGCCGCTCATGCCGCCGATCTGGCCAAAGGGCATCCTGGCGCGCAGATCCGCGATAACGCCATGTCCAAAGCCCGTTTTGAATTCCGCTGGGAAGATCAATTTAATCTGGCTCTCGATCCTGAAACTGCACGCGCTTATCACGATGAAACCTTGCCGCAAGAGTCCGGTAAAGTGGCCCATTTCTGCTCAATGTGCGGCCCAAAATTCTGCTCAATGAAAATCTCGCAAGAAGTACGCGACTATGCTGCTACGCAAGAACAAGCGGCTAGGCAAGAACAGGCCGCTAATCAAGAACGGGCTACACAGGAAACCCAAGCTCAACCTATCCAGATTCAGCAATCTGGCATGGAAAAGATGTCAGCTGAGTTCCGCTCTCGTGGCAGCGAGTTGTATCACAGCGCGAGTATCCGGCAGACAGAGGTTAACGATGAACAAGCTTGA
- a CDS encoding thiazole synthase, with product MLKIADTTFTSRLFTGTGKFSSPALMLEALQASGSQLITMAMKRVDLKSGNDAILAPLRQLGVRLLPNTSGAKTAEEAVFAARLAREALGTHWVKLEIHPDVKYLLPDPIETLKAAEILVKDGFVVLPYCGADPVLCKRLEEVGCAAVMPLGAPIGSNLGLRTRDFLQIIIEQTKVPVVVDAGIGAPSHAVEAIELGADAVLVNTAIAVARSPVQMAHAFRLAVESGELARQAGLGQSQHQATATSPLTGFLSQLEENHHA from the coding sequence ATGTTGAAAATTGCTGATACCACATTTACCTCAAGATTGTTTACCGGCACGGGAAAATTTTCGTCGCCTGCACTGATGCTCGAAGCACTACAGGCTTCAGGTTCACAGTTAATTACCATGGCGATGAAGCGAGTTGACTTGAAATCAGGCAACGATGCTATTTTGGCCCCCTTGCGTCAATTAGGTGTGCGCTTACTACCCAATACTTCTGGGGCGAAAACCGCTGAAGAAGCGGTGTTTGCCGCACGTTTAGCACGCGAAGCCCTCGGGACTCACTGGGTGAAACTCGAGATCCACCCCGATGTGAAGTACCTGCTACCCGATCCGATAGAAACTCTGAAAGCCGCTGAAATATTGGTGAAAGACGGTTTTGTGGTGTTGCCTTACTGTGGCGCGGACCCGGTATTATGTAAACGGCTGGAGGAGGTAGGCTGTGCCGCTGTGATGCCGCTAGGGGCGCCGATAGGTTCAAATTTAGGCTTACGCACCCGCGACTTTCTACAAATCATTATTGAGCAAACGAAAGTGCCAGTGGTGGTCGATGCAGGTATTGGCGCGCCTAGTCATGCCGTTGAAGCGATAGAACTGGGAGCAGATGCCGTACTCGTGAATACTGCGATTGCTGTTGCACGTTCACCGGTACAAATGGCCCATGCCTTCCGGTTAGCAGTAGAATCTGGCGAGCTGGCGCGCCAAGCTGGATTGGGGCAATCACAACATCAGGCGACAGCCACCAGCCCACTGACCGGTTTCCTCAGCCAGCTAGAGGAGAATCATCATGCCTGA
- the thiH gene encoding 2-iminoacetate synthase ThiH: MPEDFSSHWQQLDWDDISLRINAKTARDVERALNSTKPDREDLMALISPAALAYLEPMAQKAQQLTRQRFGNTVGFYVPLYLSNLCANDCTYCGFSMSNRIKRKTLDEAEIIRECEAIKALGFEHLLLVTGEHQAKVGMDYFRRHLPAIRRRFSSLMMEVQPLAEAEYAELKTLGLDGVMVYQETYHPATYQQHHLRGHKQDFHWRLATPDRLGRAGIDKIGLGALIGLSNSWRTDCYMLAEHLFYLQKTYWQSRYSISFPRLRPCAGGIEPASLMSEPQLLQLICAFRLFAPDVELSLSTRESPFFRDNVIPVAINNVSAGSKTQPGGYADDHPELEQFAPHDNRSPQQVAQALTQAGLQPVWKDWDRHLGRAIQ; encoded by the coding sequence ATGCCTGAAGATTTTAGTTCTCATTGGCAGCAATTGGATTGGGACGATATCTCTCTGCGCATCAATGCGAAAACCGCGCGTGACGTCGAACGGGCGTTAAATAGCACCAAGCCCGACCGAGAAGATCTGATGGCGCTGATTTCACCCGCAGCACTGGCCTATCTGGAGCCGATGGCGCAAAAAGCTCAGCAGCTCACCCGCCAACGTTTCGGCAATACTGTCGGGTTTTATGTCCCGCTGTACCTTTCCAATCTCTGTGCGAATGATTGTACTTATTGCGGCTTCTCCATGAGCAATCGCATCAAGCGTAAAACACTGGATGAAGCTGAGATCATCCGTGAATGTGAAGCTATCAAAGCATTGGGTTTCGAACATCTACTGTTGGTCACCGGTGAGCACCAAGCGAAAGTGGGCATGGACTATTTCCGACGCCACTTACCTGCGATTCGTCGTCGTTTCAGTTCGTTAATGATGGAAGTGCAGCCGCTAGCAGAAGCGGAATATGCAGAATTAAAAACGCTGGGATTGGATGGCGTGATGGTTTATCAGGAAACCTATCACCCAGCCACTTATCAGCAGCATCATTTACGGGGCCATAAGCAAGATTTCCATTGGCGGTTGGCGACCCCTGACCGCTTAGGTCGGGCAGGAATCGATAAGATAGGATTAGGCGCGTTGATCGGGCTATCGAACAGTTGGCGAACGGATTGCTATATGCTGGCAGAACATCTGTTTTATCTGCAAAAAACCTATTGGCAGAGCCGCTATTCGATCTCTTTCCCACGGTTACGGCCCTGCGCTGGTGGCATTGAGCCAGCATCACTGATGAGTGAGCCGCAGCTACTGCAACTGATTTGCGCATTTCGTCTGTTTGCACCGGATGTGGAATTGTCACTCTCGACTCGGGAATCCCCCTTCTTCCGCGACAATGTCATTCCCGTGGCAATCAATAATGTCAGTGCAGGATCGAAGACTCAACCAGGGGGATATGCTGACGATCATCCTGAACTGGAACAGTTCGCTCCCCATGATAATCGCTCTCCGCAGCAAGTCGCCCAAGCATTGACGCAAGCAGGGTTACAACCTGTTTGGAAAGATTGGGATCGTCATTTAGGTCGAGCAATTCAGTAG
- the thiE gene encoding thiamine phosphate synthase: MNKLDAPFAATEHRLGLYPVVDSLVWITRLLASGVTTIQLRIKDLDDKQVEQDIAAAIELGKRYNARLFINDYWRLAIKHGAYGVHLGQEDLEIADLAAIQQAGLRLGVSTHDEQELALARELRPSYIALGHIFPTQTKQMPSSPQGIAALTRQVINTPDYPTVAIGGISLERVPDVVASGVGSVAVVSAITQAADWQHATAQLLRLVEGKEIAYA; the protein is encoded by the coding sequence ATGAACAAGCTTGATGCTCCTTTTGCCGCAACTGAGCACCGTCTAGGGTTGTATCCAGTGGTGGATTCCTTGGTCTGGATCACTCGATTACTCGCCAGTGGCGTGACGACTATCCAACTGCGCATCAAAGATTTAGATGATAAGCAGGTGGAGCAGGATATTGCCGCTGCCATTGAGTTGGGTAAACGCTATAACGCACGATTATTTATCAATGATTACTGGCGGCTCGCCATTAAGCACGGCGCATATGGGGTTCACCTCGGGCAAGAGGATCTTGAGATTGCCGATTTAGCCGCTATTCAGCAGGCCGGATTACGCCTTGGTGTCTCCACCCACGATGAACAGGAACTGGCGCTGGCCCGTGAGTTACGCCCTTCTTATATTGCTCTCGGCCATATTTTCCCTACCCAAACCAAGCAGATGCCCTCTTCTCCGCAAGGTATAGCCGCATTAACGCGGCAAGTGATCAATACACCTGATTACCCTACGGTTGCCATTGGTGGCATCAGTTTGGAGCGCGTGCCTGACGTTGTCGCCAGCGGTGTGGGGAGCGTTGCGGTGGTCAGTGCCATCACTCAAGCCGCAGATTGGCAGCATGCCACAGCACAGTTATTGCGACTGGTCGAAGGTAAGGAGATAGCTTATGCATGA